From the Serratia nematodiphila DZ0503SBS1 genome, one window contains:
- a CDS encoding MarC family NAAT transporter produces MTGILQLFQAIGLGLVLLLPLANPLTTVALLLGLSGNMTREERNQQSLMASVYVFCIMTVAFYAGQVVMNTFGISIPGLRIAGGLIVAFIGFRMLFPQQSADEAPEVESKSHELRHKTSANIAFVPLAMPSTAGPGTIAMIISSASSVKANTLGFEPWVLAVAPVAIFLTVAVILWGCLLSSGAIMRLVGKSGIEAISRLMGFLLVCMGVQFIINGVLEIISTYTPAA; encoded by the coding sequence ATGACGGGTATTTTGCAGTTATTCCAGGCCATCGGACTGGGTTTGGTGCTGCTGTTGCCGCTGGCCAACCCGCTGACCACGGTGGCGTTGCTGCTCGGCTTGTCCGGCAATATGACGCGCGAAGAGCGCAATCAGCAGTCGCTGATGGCCTCGGTTTATGTGTTCTGCATCATGACGGTGGCGTTTTACGCCGGACAGGTGGTGATGAACACTTTCGGTATTTCGATCCCCGGCCTGCGCATCGCCGGCGGTCTGATCGTCGCCTTCATCGGTTTCCGCATGCTGTTCCCGCAACAAAGCGCCGATGAGGCGCCGGAGGTGGAGAGCAAGTCGCACGAGCTGCGCCACAAGACATCGGCCAACATCGCCTTCGTGCCGTTGGCCATGCCGAGCACCGCCGGGCCGGGCACCATCGCGATGATCATCAGCTCGGCGTCGAGCGTCAAAGCGAACACGCTGGGTTTTGAACCCTGGGTGCTGGCCGTGGCGCCGGTCGCCATCTTCCTGACGGTCGCGGTGATCCTGTGGGGCTGCCTGCTCAGCTCCGGCGCCATCATGCGCCTGGTGGGGAAAAGCGGCATCGAGGCGATCTCGCGCCTGATGGGCTTCCTGCTGGTGTGCATGGGGGTACAGTTCATTATCAACGGCGTGCTGGAGATCATCTCCACCTATACGCCGGCCGCCTGA
- a CDS encoding ABC transporter substrate-binding protein, translating to MHRRITLPALVCAALLASPAMATTYPLTLTDTSGQTITLQQEPKRIVVQDGRDILTLALLDRANPFGRLVAWNNLLKKSDAATWDILQSKWPGAKNIIDMGFSDKGEVNLESVIAKRPDLMIAQLRSKPSLSQTGVLDKLKALNVPVLFIDTMLKPVENTPKSVTLLGETLNRESEAKQYTDYYQQHYQAILAKTQAVEPKPRVFFEAKAGLNGLESCCFTHAHVGWGALVEAVGARNIGSALLPGATGDVALEKVISMKPDAYIVSGSQWASKTNAAVPFGYGVTQQQVDEAFNRMKQRPGFSPVSAVKEGRFYGIYHNFYNHPYNIVGLEYLAKFIYPAQFPDLDPAKTYSEILSRFTEVPEGKGILGAQAPAGK from the coding sequence GTGCACCGTCGAATCACTTTGCCGGCGCTGGTTTGCGCCGCCTTGCTCGCTTCTCCGGCGATGGCCACCACTTATCCGCTGACGCTGACCGACACGTCCGGCCAGACGATCACCCTCCAGCAAGAGCCGAAACGCATCGTGGTGCAGGACGGGCGCGACATTCTCACGCTGGCGCTGCTCGATCGCGCCAATCCGTTCGGCCGGCTGGTGGCCTGGAATAACCTGCTGAAGAAAAGCGATGCGGCGACCTGGGATATCTTGCAGAGCAAATGGCCGGGGGCGAAAAACATCATCGATATGGGATTCAGCGATAAGGGTGAAGTGAACCTGGAGAGCGTGATCGCCAAGCGGCCCGATCTGATGATCGCCCAGCTGCGCTCCAAGCCTTCGCTGAGCCAAACCGGCGTGCTGGATAAGCTGAAGGCGCTGAACGTGCCGGTGCTGTTCATCGATACCATGCTCAAGCCGGTGGAAAACACGCCGAAAAGCGTGACGCTGCTGGGGGAAACCCTCAACCGCGAAAGCGAAGCCAAGCAATATACCGATTATTATCAGCAGCATTATCAGGCCATTCTGGCCAAAACGCAGGCGGTGGAACCCAAACCGCGGGTGTTTTTCGAGGCCAAAGCTGGCCTGAATGGGCTGGAGTCCTGCTGCTTCACCCATGCGCACGTCGGCTGGGGGGCGTTGGTCGAGGCGGTCGGCGCGCGCAACATCGGTTCTGCGCTGCTGCCGGGCGCGACCGGCGACGTGGCGCTGGAAAAAGTGATCAGCATGAAACCGGATGCTTACATCGTTTCCGGCTCGCAGTGGGCCAGCAAGACCAACGCCGCGGTGCCGTTCGGCTATGGCGTGACGCAGCAGCAGGTGGATGAGGCCTTCAACCGCATGAAGCAGCGCCCGGGGTTCTCGCCGGTGTCAGCGGTGAAGGAAGGGCGGTTCTACGGCATCTACCATAACTTCTACAACCACCCGTACAACATCGTGGGGCTGGAGTATCTGGCGAAGTTTATCTATCCGGCGCAGTTCCCGGATTTGGATCCGGCCAAGACCTACAGCGAGATCCTCAGTCGCTTTACCGAAGTGCCGGAAGGCAAGGGCATTTTGGGCGCGCAGGCGCCGGCGGGGAAATAA